Within Halopelagius longus, the genomic segment CAAGTGGAGCATCGGGAACATCATCAGTTACCAGAGCGTCCAGACGCTCGACAACGGTTCGGTGCTGACCACGTTCGCCGCGGGCGGCTACCAGGACTGCGGACGGTACCAGCCGCCGTGCAAGCGGACCGGCGTCCGGATCATCGAGCCGAATCCCCGTCCGGAAGTCGTCTACGAGTGGAGCTACCCGGTCCGGACCCGGAAGGACAGCGAGGTCCACGACGCGGAGATGATGCCCAACGGCGACGTGCTCGTGGCCGACATGGAGTGGGAGAGCATCTTCACCTACGACCCCGAGACGGGTGAGCGGAACTGGACGTGGAACGCAAGCGACCACTACGAGGCTCCCGACGACCCGACGAAGGTCGACTGGCTCCACCTCAACGACGCCGACTACATCGGCGACGGCCGCTTCCTCGTCTCGATCCGCAACGAGAACCAGCTCCTGATCGTCGAGCGCGGGGAGGGCGTGGTCGAAGTGATAAACGAGGACGGCGACGAGGACGTGCTGAACCAGCAGCACAACCCGCAGTGGCTCGGCGACGGCGCGGTGGTGGTCGCCGACTCGGAGAACCACCGCGTGGTCGAACTCCACAGGAACGAGACGACCGGCGAGTGGGAGGAGGGGTGGGCTGTCGCCAAGGCGGGCGGTGTCGCGTTCGACTGGCCGCGGGACGCCGACCGACTGCCGAACGGCAACACGCTGGTGACCGACAGCCGGAACAACCGCGTGGTCGAGATACGCGAGGACGGGAGCGTCGTGGCGAGTTACGGCGTCCCCTCGCTGCCGTACGAGGCCGACCGCGTGCCCCACGGCGAGGTGTCCGGTACGGCCCCGCAGTCGATCCAGCCCTACGGCACCGAGCGGGAGACCGACCTCGGCCTGCTCGACCGCAAGATCCCGATACTCTGGATGCTTCTGGCCGGCGCGCGAGAGTTCGTCGCGCTCCCCTACTGGGTGTCGGAGATTCACGTGCTAGTCGTGGCCGTCGCGCTCGTCCTCTGGATTCGCGGCGGGCACCTGCTCGTACGAGGCGGACTCGGTAGAAAACAGTAATCGCGCTGTCGGGGTGAGCTACCCCCGTGATCGAGGACGGGGCGGCCGACCTGTTCGATGTCATCGTCACCCGCGCCGGGGACGCGCGAGGGGATTTAACCCGACGCGGGGACGAACGTCGGTCGATGAACCTCGCGGTGCGGGAGGCGACGCCCGGCGACGCGGACGACGCGATGTTCCTTCTCGACGGCGCGATGCTGGAAGCGGACGCCGAGGCGGTCCGCCGCCGAATCGAGTCGGGGTCGGTGCTGGTGGCCGTCGCGGATGCGGAAGGAGACGGCGACGTCCGCGTCGTCGGCGTCTGCGTCCTCGACGGGGGCGAAATCGAGCAGATAGCCGTCCGGCGAGAGCGTCGCGGGCGGGGCGTCGGAACCGCGCTGGTCGAAGCGGTCGATTCGCGGACCGACGGCGCGGTGACCGCTGAGTTCCGCGAAAACGTGAGGCCGTTCTACGAGTCGCTCGGATTCGAGATTCGAGAGACCGAGGAAGGACGCTACCGGGGCGTCCTCAGATGAGCGGTTCGACCAGTTCCCGTCCCGCCTCGAGCAAGGTGTCGACGTCCTCCCGACTCGACGCCTCGGCGTAGACGCGCATCATCGGTTCCGTCCCCGAGGGGCGGACCAGTACCCACGAGCCGTCGTCTAAGAGCAGTTTGAAGCCGTCGAGCGTGACGACCTTGGCGATGTCGCGGCCGGCGACCCGTTCGGGGAGTTCGTCCTCCAACTCCTCGATGACGCGTTCCTTCTCGGAGTCGGGGCACTCCAAGCCTATCTTGTCCGCCACGATGTCGCCGTGTTCCGAGAGGAGGCGGTCCACGCGTTCGTCCATCGGTTCCGCCGCCGTCGCCGCCGCGCCGAGGAGTCCCATGAGGACGCCGTCCTTCTCGCGCACGTGCCCTCGAATGGAGAACCCGCCCGATTCCTCGCCGCCCATCAGGGCGTCGTGTTCCTTCATCGCGTCGGCGACCCACTTGAACCCGACCGGCGTCTCGAACACCTCCTCGCCGTGCGCCTCCGCGATGCGGTCGATGAGGAACGTCGTGGAGACGGTGCGGATGGCCGGGCCGCTATCCGATTCCAGCAGGTAGTCGTAGGCGGCGGCGAAGAACAGGTTCTCGTCGAGGTGGCCGCGTTCGGGGGTGACGAACGCCACGCGGTCGGAGTCCCCGTCGTTGGCGACGCCCAGGTCGGCGTCCTCCTCGCGGACGGTTTCGACCAACCGCTGAAGGTTCTCTGCGCTCGGTTCCGGCGGCGTCCCGCCGAAGTCCGGGTCGCGTTCGTCGCGGATGCTGATGACCTCCGCGCCCGCGGATTCGAGGAGGGCGTCCGTGACGCCGCGGCCCGACCCGTGCATGGCGTCGTAGACGACGGTCAGACCCGAGAGGTCCGCGTCCACGAGTTCGCGCGCGTGTTCCGCGTGCGGCGTGACGATGTCTACCTCCTCGACGTCGCCGCGTTCCTCCTCCGGAAGCAGGTCGGGTTCCGCGAGGCGTTCGACGATTGCCTCCGTCACCTCCGGGAGGGCGGGCGCGCCGTCGGCGGGGATGAACTTCACGCCGTTGTACTCCGCGGGGTTGTGCGACGCCGTGACCATCATCGCGCCGGAGAGTTTCCGGTCGACGATGGCGTGGGCGACGAGGGGCGTCGGTCGGTCGCGGTCCGGGAGCAGAACGTCGAAGCCGTTGCCGGCGAGTACCTCCGCCAGCGACCGGGCGAACCCGGGCGAGGACTCGCGGGCGTCGTACCCGACGAACACCGGCGCGTCGTACCCCTCCTCCGAGAGGTAGTCGGCGACGGCCTGTCCGACGATGCGGAGGCGGTCGTCGGTGAACGTCTCGAGGGTGGCGCGCCACCCGTCGGTGCCGAAGGATATTTCGTCCATAGGTGAACGTCTCCGGCGTCCGTCAAAAAGGTACGGCGCGGCGACGGGTAGACGCCCCCTACGGAGTGCCGACGGGCTTTTCAGCCGATGGGCCTAGTTCGCTAGCGATGACGAAGGTTATCGCCGTCTGCGGAAGTAGGCGCGACGGCAGTCACACCTTGAACGCTCTCCGCGTCGTCCTCGAGGCCGCCCGCGAGGCGGGCGCCGAGACCGAGATGATAGACCTCGGCGAAGTCGACCTCCCCCTCTTTCACCCGGATAAAGACGAACAGGGCGACTCCGCCCGACTCACCCGAACGGTCCGCGAGGCCGACGGCGTGGTCCTCGGCTCTCCGGTGTACCACGGGTCGTACTCCTCGACGTTCCGCAACTTCCACGACTACTGCAATTTCGACGACTACGAGGACACCGCCGTCGGGTTAGTCGCCGTCGCGGGCGGCGGGTCCTACGGCGCGACGCTCGAACACATGCGGAGCACCGTCCGGGGCGTCCACGGGTACGTCGTCCCGCAACAGGTCGGAATCAGGAAGGGATACGAGAAGTTCGAGAGCGGCGAACTCGTCGACGAGGACATCGAAGAGCGACTCGTCTCCCTCGGCAAGGCCGTCTTCGAACACGCGGCCAAACTCAACTGCGAACCGCCCGTCCTCGCGGAGTCGGACTGACCGCTCTCCGCTCTCTGCCCGCGTCTCAGAAGAAGGCGGTCACCGACGCGTCCGAGAGCGCGAACGCGAGTATCTGCCCGCCGAGGACCATCGTCGCCGCGTCGGGAAGCGAGTCGTCCCGAGTTCGTCCGACGAGAGCGACGTTAAATCGGCTTAAATCGGAGACATAACGGTCCGAAACCGCCGAAATCGGCGTTCACGATACGCACCATTCACTACCGTCGCCGCGAGAAGGGAGAGCGGAGGCACCGAACATGGAACTCCGAACGGTAGCCGTAGCGGTCCTCGCGACACTACTCGTGACCGCGGGCGCGGCCGCGGCCGCACCCGGTAACGCACCGACCGACGCGGGCGCAGACGCGTCGAACCAATCCGAAACCGGCGAGGCGAACGCCGACGGCGCGAACGCCGAGAGGGCGAACGGCCCCGCCGGTGACCTTCCCGAACGGGTGCCGGACCACGTGACGAAGATTCACGACGCCGTCCGGCAGTTCCTCGACGGGAGTCTCGGCGGAACGCTCGGTGAGGCCGTCAGCGGAGCAGTCGGCGGCGGTTCCGCCGCGTAGAACCAGGTCGTATCGTATCCCTTCCCCCGGTCGTTTTCCTACTCGTCGAGTCCGACTAGCCGCTCTTTTCGCCGCCGCGAGAACTGCTTGACCTCGTACTCGCGGGACATAGCCTCGGACTTCGAGTCGAACGACTCCGCGTGGACGAGTTCGACCGGCGTCCGGCCGCGGGTGTACTTCGCGCCCTCGCCCGCGTCGTGTTCGGCGACGCGGCGTTCGACGTCGGTCGTGTACCCCGTATACAGCGACCCGTCGGCGCACCGGAGGACGTAGACGTAGTGTTCCGACACGGCGAGACGGTCCGCGCCGGGCGGTGAAAATTCGCTCGGTCGGTGACGCCGGACGTCCCGACACTGGCGAAAAGTAATTCACGGAGTGCGCCGACTGGTAGTGACAATGTCAGATTCCCGTGATATCCAAAAACTTCTCCTCGACCGACACGACGTCCTACAGGTTCTCAGTCGGGATCCGAGCTCGAAACGGGAGATTCTTCCCGAAGTCGGCGTCGCACGCTCGACGCTCGATAACATCATGAGACAGCTCGAAGAGGCGGGATTGGTCGCCTACGCGGACAACGAGTGGCATCTGACGGTCTTCGGGCAGAGCGCGTTCGCGCTCTCTCGGGAGTACCGCGAACATCTGTCGGACCTTCACCGGGCGTCGTCGTTAGTCGATACGCCGGCCGAGGAGAGCCCGTTCGACGACTCGCTACTCGTCGGCGCGGAGGTCTACTATCCCGAAGAGACGATTCTCGACGGGGTCATGCAGGAACTGTTGGACGCGGCGAAGGGAGCCAGCCGATTCCGTATCTTCACGCCCGCGATACTCTCGTCGTACGTCGAACCGTTCTACGAAAGCGCGAGACACGGCGACGACCCGCGCGTCGAGGTCATCGTGACGCCCTCGCTCCTCGAACAGTTACGCGTCCACCATCCGGACCTCCTCGACAGGGCGATAACGGACTCTCCGTTCTCGTTTTTCACCGGCGAGACACCGGAGTCGTTCGGCCTCTGGATCGCCGACGACAGGCAGGTGGGCGTGTTAGTGTTCGGAGACACCGGAATCCGCGGTATCTTGGTGAACGACACCGACGCGGCGCTCGAGTGGGCCGAAGAGTACTACGAACGGGTCAAACAGACCGCCGACGCCGTGTTCCTCCGAAAGCGGTCGAACTCGAGCGACGTCGTTTGAACGTTCGTACGCGTCGAACGGCCGACTACCGGTCGTCGTAGGAGAACTCGGTCCCGCCGCACTTCGGGCAGGTGTCCCTCCCGATGGGTTTCGGGCCGTACGACCGGAGACCGAGGAGGGTGACGCCGCAGGAGTCACAGACGATGTTCACCGGCACAGGTCGGAGGCGTTCGACGAGGGCGTCGGTTCGCCGGCGTCGATTCCCCGGGGGTCTGAGACCCCGTTCATCCGTCGTCCGTCGGCCGCAACCGGAGTTCTTCGGTTCTCGCCGCGAGGTTGAGTAGTTCCACCTCGTGACTCTGCGACGCGTGGCGAGTGAAGAACTCCTGTGCGGCGTCGTACTCCTCGAAGATGACCTCCTCTCTGCAGTCGCGACATACGCATCGGTACATCTTACTCCCCACCCGGACGTTCGCGGACGGGGTCCTCTCCGCTCGTCCGGGCGGTTGTCCACCGATTTCGGACGGCGAATCCGACGCACGTCGGTCGGTCCGCACCGTCTCCGAGCGGTCGGAACGCGTCGCCGTCTCTCGCCTCCTGCAGTGATAAGCCGTCAACCCCGACGCACCCTACTTCCGAAACTGCCGAGTGACTCTCGGCCCTCGGTCCCGTCGTTTCGGAAGCCGTTAACTGCGCGCTGAGCAATCCCATCGGCAGTAGGTGAGTTTGCTACCGCCAAAGTATTTTCTCTAATTCTAGTTATCGAAACGTTATAACCGCCGCGTTCATTTATATTTCAAAACAGAGATATAGAAATTATCTACGGGTCGGAGACGATTCCCGCGCCGAAGTGGTTGAACGGTTGGATGTAGGTCCGCCGTCGGAGACGTTCGCTGACGATGGTCAGTCCCAAGTTGTCAATCTGCGTGGCGATGTCGTTTATCTCCTCGGAGTCGTTCGAGACGGCGAGAACGCGGACATTCTCCTGCGCGCTCAGCATCTCCTCGACCCGGACGACGTGGTCGATTTCCAGCGCCGCCTGAGCGAGTTCCTCGCGGCGTTGGACCGGCGCGGTACAGCAGAATTCGAGCCGAATGGGGAACCCGGCGTTCTGATAGTCGATGACGGGAACGTACCCTTCGAGGACGCCCATCCGCTCCATCTTCTCGATTCGGTTCCGAACCGTCTGGTCGGACACCGGGAGCTGTTTG encodes:
- a CDS encoding aryl-sulfate sulfotransferase; translation: MSPRRDSLRRGLLFVGAGVLLVAAAFGGSWALAPDMDRVSESADVDNSSLLVGVQGPGPNGNVTALDGRGNVKWSIGNIISYQSVQTLDNGSVLTTFAAGGYQDCGRYQPPCKRTGVRIIEPNPRPEVVYEWSYPVRTRKDSEVHDAEMMPNGDVLVADMEWESIFTYDPETGERNWTWNASDHYEAPDDPTKVDWLHLNDADYIGDGRFLVSIRNENQLLIVERGEGVVEVINEDGDEDVLNQQHNPQWLGDGAVVVADSENHRVVELHRNETTGEWEEGWAVAKAGGVAFDWPRDADRLPNGNTLVTDSRNNRVVEIREDGSVVASYGVPSLPYEADRVPHGEVSGTAPQSIQPYGTERETDLGLLDRKIPILWMLLAGAREFVALPYWVSEIHVLVVAVALVLWIRGGHLLVRGGLGRKQ
- a CDS encoding GNAT family N-acetyltransferase, with the translated sequence MIEDGAADLFDVIVTRAGDARGDLTRRGDERRSMNLAVREATPGDADDAMFLLDGAMLEADAEAVRRRIESGSVLVAVADAEGDGDVRVVGVCVLDGGEIEQIAVRRERRGRGVGTALVEAVDSRTDGAVTAEFRENVRPFYESLGFEIRETEEGRYRGVLR
- a CDS encoding phosphoglucomutase/phosphomannomutase family protein, translated to MDEISFGTDGWRATLETFTDDRLRIVGQAVADYLSEEGYDAPVFVGYDARESSPGFARSLAEVLAGNGFDVLLPDRDRPTPLVAHAIVDRKLSGAMMVTASHNPAEYNGVKFIPADGAPALPEVTEAIVERLAEPDLLPEEERGDVEEVDIVTPHAEHARELVDADLSGLTVVYDAMHGSGRGVTDALLESAGAEVISIRDERDPDFGGTPPEPSAENLQRLVETVREEDADLGVANDGDSDRVAFVTPERGHLDENLFFAAAYDYLLESDSGPAIRTVSTTFLIDRIAEAHGEEVFETPVGFKWVADAMKEHDALMGGEESGGFSIRGHVREKDGVLMGLLGAAATAAEPMDERVDRLLSEHGDIVADKIGLECPDSEKERVIEELEDELPERVAGRDIAKVVTLDGFKLLLDDGSWVLVRPSGTEPMMRVYAEASSREDVDTLLEAGRELVEPLI
- a CDS encoding NADPH-dependent FMN reductase; this translates as MTKVIAVCGSRRDGSHTLNALRVVLEAAREAGAETEMIDLGEVDLPLFHPDKDEQGDSARLTRTVREADGVVLGSPVYHGSYSSTFRNFHDYCNFDDYEDTAVGLVAVAGGGSYGATLEHMRSTVRGVHGYVVPQQVGIRKGYEKFESGELVDEDIEERLVSLGKAVFEHAAKLNCEPPVLAESD
- a CDS encoding GIY-YIG nuclease family protein; amino-acid sequence: MSEHYVYVLRCADGSLYTGYTTDVERRVAEHDAGEGAKYTRGRTPVELVHAESFDSKSEAMSREYEVKQFSRRRKERLVGLDE
- a CDS encoding helix-turn-helix transcriptional regulator codes for the protein MSDSRDIQKLLLDRHDVLQVLSRDPSSKREILPEVGVARSTLDNIMRQLEEAGLVAYADNEWHLTVFGQSAFALSREYREHLSDLHRASSLVDTPAEESPFDDSLLVGAEVYYPEETILDGVMQELLDAAKGASRFRIFTPAILSSYVEPFYESARHGDDPRVEVIVTPSLLEQLRVHHPDLLDRAITDSPFSFFTGETPESFGLWIADDRQVGVLVFGDTGIRGILVNDTDAALEWAEEYYERVKQTADAVFLRKRSNSSDVV
- a CDS encoding zinc ribbon-containing protein, which gives rise to MNIVCDSCGVTLLGLRSYGPKPIGRDTCPKCGGTEFSYDDR
- a CDS encoding Lrp/AsnC family transcriptional regulator codes for the protein MSAEGLDEIDLGILHLLQEDARNYTPVDMAKQLPVSDQTVRNRIEKMERMGVLEGYVPVIDYQNAGFPIRLEFCCTAPVQRREELAQAALEIDHVVRVEEMLSAQENVRVLAVSNDSEEINDIATQIDNLGLTIVSERLRRRTYIQPFNHFGAGIVSDP